Proteins found in one Arachis stenosperma cultivar V10309 chromosome 8, arast.V10309.gnm1.PFL2, whole genome shotgun sequence genomic segment:
- the LOC130945612 gene encoding uncharacterized protein LOC130945612, whose amino-acid sequence MPAFIKYMKELLPRKSSLKGGQTIVLNKECSALIQPELPAKGRDPGSFHITCAIGETMSDKALCDLGASINLLPLSLAKRLQINEIMPTDVVIRLADKTQKQVIGVVKNVLLKVGKYFLPTDFVILDMEESHIHLIILGRPFLAMARALRDVEKGELILRIHDERLSFNVFKLSQEVDQKHKEPSKDHDEMLKEEASTEAHPTYLETPLVNKQGKQPLPQLKEKLEEPKPQEACEDNIITPLEKEVTKSKETSKETNKKVPRKWRNKKIPTEDFSPGDRVISAYFPDIPPNLPTVPSQLPKVFTINRVLSLEHVEIIDTTNGYKSTARGEDFKH is encoded by the coding sequence ATGCCTGCATTCATCAAGTACATGAAGGAACTTCTTCCCAGGAAAAGCTCACTCAAAGGAGGCCAAACTATAGTGTTAaacaaggaatgtagtgccCTTATTCAACCTGAATTGCCTGCAAAAGGAAgagacccagggagttttcacatcacttgtgccataggagaaacaatgTCTGATAAAGCACTCTGTGATTTAggggcaagcatcaacttacTGCCCCTATCCCTGGCGAAGAGGCTGCAGATCAATGAGATAATGCCCACAGATGTGGTCATCAGACTGGCTGACAAGACTCAAAAGCAAGTAATAGGAGTGGTGAAAAATGTGCTACTAAAGGTTGGGAAATACTTTCTTCCAACAGACTTTGTCATCCTGGACATGGAAGAGAGTCACATTCACCTAATCATAttgggaagacccttcctagctatGGCCAGAGCACTCAGagatgtggaaaaaggggaGCTAATATTGAGGATCCATGATGAACGGCTCAGCTTTAATGTCTTCAAACTCTCACAAGAAGTAGACCAAAAACACAAGGAACCAAGTAAAGACCATGATGAGATGCtaaaggaggaagcaagcacAGAAGCACACCCAACCTATCTGGAGACCCCTTTGGTTAATAAACAAGGGAAACAGCCACTGCCACAGCTCAAGGAAAAGTTGGAGGAACCTAAACCTCAAGAGGCATGTGAAGACAACATCATAACTCCTTTAGAAAAAGAGGTAACCAAGAGCAAGGAGACATCAAAAGAAACAAATAAGAAGGTACCAAGGAAGTGGAGGAACAAAAAGATCCCTACGGAAGACTTCTCTCCAGGAGATAGAGTGATCTCAGCTTACTTTCCAGATATCCCCCCTAATCTCCCTACTGTACCATCTCAGTTACCTAAAGTCTTCACGATCAACAGAGTTCTCTCCCTGGAACATGTAGAGATCATTGATACAACCAATGGATACAAGTCCACAGCAAGAGGGGAGGACTTCAAGCATTAG